The bacterium sequence TGCTGAAACTTCACTAAGCCTGTTCTATACTTACCATCCTGCATTATTGATTTGGCTTTATAGTCTGTCATTAATTTCTTACATAGTGCAAATAACTCGTTCATATGCGTTGATGAAAGTGATTGTATATCCAAAGGGAACATTTTTAAATCTGATGGATTGTTTGTGCGAGCATCAGAATGCATGACATAATACCAAAAATAAAGGTTGCTATTAAGTGAGGCTACTGATACAAGGAGTGCCTCGGTAGTGTCAAAATACAAGTAAGATTCTCGTGAAGATATACTTTTTCTTCCGTTTAAAAAGAAATCTGGTTGAAAATCAGTGATTATTTTCCAATATCTACCACCACTATTTCTATAATATAAAATATATTTGGTTACTCTATTTACAGTGTAATTATCTATTTTATTATGTACTTTCTTCATTTTTTCCAAAACATTAACTTCTGCTTGCGTTCCTATCTTAGGAATTATCCCAAAAACCTTAGTGTTTGTTGCAATTGTATAATTTATTGTAGGGAATAAATACACCCTGTTTTCGGCGTACCATTTTAAATAGGCAGTAGTGAATATTCTTGCATTTGAATGTTTCTTGTCAAATAGAGTAATCGATAAATTCCTTTCAACTCCTTCAAATAATTTGCTCGGTCGTTCTGCATAGTTGCTAAGCCAAAAGTTTGAGCTATTGCACAATTG is a genomic window containing:
- a CDS encoding Eco57I restriction-modification methylase domain-containing protein gives rise to the protein VPPEHKQEIHNKLKALEDELNRYLANEYGVDTSKKDACEQWLKSHQPFHWFVEFYGIVHDKGGFDVIIGNPPYVEYSEVRRAYTVHYLETELCNNLYAFVMERSVKVLKEKGRCGMIVPISAFCTDRMEKFQLLQLCNSSNFWLSNYAERPSKLFEGVERNLSITLFDKKHSNARIFTTAYLKWYAENRVYLFPTINYTIATNTKVFGIIPKIGTQAEVNVLEKMKKVHNKIDNYTVNRVTKYILYYRNSGGRYWKIITDFQPDFFLNGRKSISSRESYLYFDTTEALLVSVASLNSNLYFWYYVMHSDARTNNPSDLKMFPLDIQSLSSTHMNELFALCKKLMTDYKAKSIMQDGKYRTGLVKFQQFFPIKSKPILDEIDCVLARHYGFTEEELDFIVNYDIKYRMGRENEEEYERTSNEL